In Candidatus Woesearchaeota archaeon, the following proteins share a genomic window:
- a CDS encoding ABC transporter permease, whose amino-acid sequence MKLHSLWKIWAFTKRSFEIIFSYKLALATTFISPLLFVFMFGMIGKVFKDVEIPALAVYGGDYVSYILLGSIFWQFVSIGLSTIADEMHDEASIGTLEAIFMSPTNVTFVFPGLTFVSMIISGLFTVITITVGILFFNFNIGNGNYPLALLIAVLTYFTTLGIGMIVGGLTLIYKQIGSLVGLVTTFLMFLSGIYFPIEVLPSFLQTVAQYVPLTYALHSMRLALLQDAGFMLVIKPIIDLAILSAVSILVGYLIFDYAIEKARKDGSLGQY is encoded by the coding sequence ATGAAATTGCATAGCCTCTGGAAGATATGGGCGTTTACCAAAAGATCATTTGAGATTATCTTTTCCTATAAACTAGCCCTTGCTACGACGTTTATTTCACCACTCCTCTTTGTGTTTATGTTTGGAATGATCGGAAAGGTCTTCAAGGATGTTGAGATTCCGGCTTTAGCAGTTTATGGTGGTGATTATGTATCCTATATTCTGCTGGGAAGCATTTTCTGGCAGTTTGTTTCCATTGGTCTGAGTACGATTGCTGATGAAATGCATGACGAGGCTTCTATTGGAACCTTGGAAGCTATCTTTATGAGTCCAACTAATGTAACCTTTGTCTTTCCTGGCCTAACCTTTGTCTCGATGATCATCTCTGGACTGTTTACCGTCATTACCATTACGGTTGGTATCCTGTTTTTTAATTTTAATATTGGCAATGGCAATTATCCCTTAGCATTACTTATTGCTGTGCTCACCTACTTTACCACCTTAGGAATAGGCATGATTGTGGGTGGTCTTACCTTGATCTACAAACAGATTGGTAGTTTAGTCGGGCTAGTAACAACCTTTCTCATGTTCTTATCAGGAATTTATTTTCCAATTGAAGTCTTACCCTCATTTCTCCAAACCGTAGCACAGTATGTTCCATTAACGTATGCACTCCATAGTATGCGATTGGCATTACTGCAAGATGCAGGTTTTATGCTGGTGATAAAACCGATTATAGACCTTGCTATTCTTTCTGCAGTAAGCATTCTTGTGGGCTATCTTATCTTTGATTATGCCATTGAAAAAGCAAGAAAAGACGGCAGTTTGGGACAGTATTAA
- a CDS encoding ABC transporter ATP-binding protein, with protein MDPIVVNKVSMAYRIKRGSSLKYLFSREELHALQEVSLNVKQGEIFGLIGPSGAGKTTLVRILATLQIPSSGIVLINGKDVVKEYRPIQRDIGVVLGERSRALYWRISGRKNLEFFAALYDLRGNQAKERIGWVLEKVGLTDKADELVMHYSTGMRNKLGIARTLLHNPSILLFDELSTGMDPLSAIKMRNLIKELCHLDKKTIFLTSHNMEEIDLLCDRVALINKGTIIAMDTTKKLKKMISKDELIKIVLNKPLFELEKIKQLKGISHVRANVTHLTIHAQRGMDIGMITNTIEKQHRKILSINTIEPSMEEVFMKLMGNNNEIA; from the coding sequence ATGGATCCCATTGTCGTCAATAAGGTATCCATGGCCTATCGTATAAAAAGAGGAAGCAGCCTGAAATACTTATTTTCTCGCGAAGAGCTGCACGCATTACAAGAGGTAAGTCTGAACGTTAAACAAGGTGAAATCTTTGGTCTCATCGGTCCATCAGGAGCAGGAAAAACAACACTCGTCAGAATCCTTGCCACCTTACAGATTCCTTCTTCGGGTATTGTCCTTATCAATGGAAAGGATGTAGTAAAGGAATACAGACCGATCCAACGTGATATCGGCGTTGTTTTGGGAGAACGATCACGAGCATTGTATTGGAGAATAAGCGGAAGAAAAAATCTCGAGTTCTTTGCTGCTCTCTATGATCTTCGAGGGAATCAGGCAAAAGAGCGAATTGGCTGGGTGTTAGAAAAAGTTGGTTTAACTGACAAGGCTGATGAACTCGTCATGCATTACTCAACAGGAATGAGAAACAAACTAGGGATTGCACGAACACTCCTGCACAACCCTTCTATTTTGTTGTTTGATGAGTTAAGTACAGGCATGGATCCTCTTTCAGCAATAAAAATGAGAAATCTGATTAAAGAATTATGTCACCTAGACAAGAAAACGATTTTTCTGACCAGCCATAATATGGAAGAAATCGATTTACTGTGTGATCGTGTTGCACTTATCAATAAAGGTACTATTATTGCCATGGATACGACGAAAAAGCTCAAAAAGATGATCAGTAAAGACGAGCTTATCAAGATCGTGCTCAACAAGCCATTGTTTGAGCTAGAGAAAATCAAACAGCTCAAGGGAATCTCTCATGTACGAGCCAATGTTACTCATCTCACCATCCATGCGCAGCGAGGGATGGATATCGGGATGATCACGAACACTATTGAAAAACAGCATCGGAAGATCTTGAGCATCAACACTATTGAACCAAGTATGGAAGAAGTGTTCATGAAACTTATGGGGAACAACAATGAAATTGCATAG